One window of Nicotiana tomentosiformis chromosome 11, ASM39032v3, whole genome shotgun sequence genomic DNA carries:
- the LOC104113102 gene encoding uncharacterized protein, protein MDNYYTLKMKRKDFEYVYDDFNDFSLSSPATKIRRLCKRFYLYFASDAELQRIVEEAEEEPAPIAFEQAATDQSFGINGRNLGRNGPVITPSVPENEERAIVHFKPMNTPFAQSPLNFSIIVNPQFTNGLKKPVLRGSQSCILRRAGDENADENSSGSSKGCLAVVPWVPSQLSSSQGDRF, encoded by the exons aTGGACAATTACTATACATTGAAGATGAAAAGGAAGGATTTTGAGTATGTTTATGATGATTTCAACGATTTCTCCCTTTCCTCTCCCGCCACAAAAATCCGTCGCCTG TGTAAaagattttatttatattttgcttcggATGCGGAGTTGCAACGGATAGTTGAAGAGGCTGAAGAAGAGCCAGCGCCTATAGCTTTTGAGCAAGCAGCTACTGATCAAAGCTTTGGAATCAATGGTAGGAATCTAGGGAGAAATGGTCCAGTGATTACCCCTAGTGTGCCTGAGAATGAAGAGAGGGCTATTGTGCACTTCAAACCCATGAACACACCCTTTGCGCAATCTCCTTTGAATTTTTCTATTATAGTGAATCCTCAGTTCACCAATGGGCTCAAAA AACCAGTCTTACGGGGAAGCCAATCTTGTATTTTGAGACGTGCCGGTGATGAAAATGCAGATGAGAACTCATCTGGTTCTTCTAAAGGGTGTCTAGCAGTTGTTCCCTgggttccatctcagctttcttcatCACAAGGAGACAGGTTCTAG